From the Oleiharenicola lentus genome, one window contains:
- a CDS encoding 4a-hydroxytetrahydrobiopterin dehydratase: MAKPLSPEEISFALTALPGWRFENDALAKDFKFGSFRAAMAFMVRVGFEAEAADHHPEWTNVYNRVAIRLKTHSAGGKVTGKDVELAKAIEKVAG; this comes from the coding sequence ATGGCCAAGCCGCTCAGCCCCGAAGAGATCTCATTCGCGCTGACCGCGCTGCCCGGCTGGCGGTTTGAAAACGATGCACTGGCGAAGGACTTTAAGTTTGGTTCCTTCCGCGCGGCGATGGCCTTCATGGTTCGGGTCGGTTTCGAGGCCGAGGCGGCCGACCATCATCCGGAGTGGACCAACGTCTATAACCGCGTGGCGATCCGCCTGAAAACGCATTCGGCCGGCGGCAAGGTCACGGGCAAGGACGTGGAGCTGGCGAAAGCGATCGAGAAGGTGGCGGGCTAG
- a CDS encoding purine-nucleoside phosphorylase: MPDAQTHAENVRLSAAKITAALGGLRPKLALILGSGLGGLARLVERPVILPYRDLPGFPELTVAGHVGQLILGTLSGVPVIVLSGRKHFYETHDAYPLKTMIRAVRAVGVETLFLSNAAGSLRAHIGVSELMLITDHINFLGLNPLVGPNDDAFGPRFFSVTDAWDPGHRAKLKHVAKDNAITLHEGVYVAFRGPSFETPAEIRMAQGWGGDAVGMSSVPECLLARHCGMKVAGVSCITNMGAGLSAESLTHAHTLENAGKGAAAFEKLVLAAVKVL; this comes from the coding sequence ATGCCCGACGCCCAGACCCACGCCGAAAACGTTCGCCTCTCCGCCGCCAAGATCACCGCCGCGCTGGGCGGGTTGCGCCCGAAGCTCGCCCTCATCCTCGGTTCCGGCCTCGGCGGGCTGGCGCGGCTGGTCGAGCGCCCGGTGATCCTCCCCTACCGCGACCTGCCCGGCTTCCCCGAGCTCACGGTCGCCGGCCATGTTGGCCAGCTCATCCTCGGCACCCTCAGCGGCGTGCCCGTCATCGTGCTCAGCGGCCGCAAGCATTTCTACGAAACCCACGACGCCTACCCGCTGAAGACCATGATCCGCGCGGTGCGCGCCGTCGGCGTCGAGACGCTCTTTCTCTCCAACGCTGCCGGCAGCCTGCGCGCCCACATCGGCGTCAGCGAGCTGATGCTCATCACCGACCACATCAATTTCCTCGGCCTCAACCCGCTCGTCGGACCCAACGACGACGCCTTCGGCCCGCGCTTCTTCTCGGTGACCGACGCCTGGGACCCGGGCCATCGCGCGAAGCTCAAGCACGTCGCCAAGGACAACGCCATCACCCTGCACGAGGGCGTCTATGTCGCCTTCCGCGGTCCGTCCTTCGAAACGCCCGCGGAGATTCGCATGGCGCAGGGTTGGGGCGGCGACGCCGTGGGCATGTCGAGCGTGCCCGAGTGCCTGCTCGCCCGGCACTGCGGCATGAAAGTTGCCGGCGTTTCCTGCATCACCAACATGGGCGCCGGCCTCTCCGCCGAAAGCCTCACCCACGCCCACACCCTCGAAAACGCCGGCAAAGGCGCCGCCGCGTTCGAGAAACTGGTGCTGGCCGCGGTGAAGGTGCTGTAG
- the dxr gene encoding 1-deoxy-D-xylulose-5-phosphate reductoisomerase produces the protein MAKKRIVLLGATGSIGESTLRVIAAHRDRLELVGIAAQRNHARLAEIARQFGVRHVGLHDADALKAARSDPSFPPGTQFHGGIEGLSALAALPEADTVLIAVVGTAGLQPALAAIAAKKTIALASKEILVMAGKFVMSAAQANGVRLLPVDSEHNAVFQCLEGHRSSDVRRLVLTASGGAFRDWPLEKLATATVADALKHPNWAMGPKITVDSATLANKGLELIEAQWLFGLRAEQCQAVLHAQSIVHCLVEFTDGSMLAQMCPPSMTFPIQHALLWPDRAPAGTDSALPLEKVFSLDFRPADETRYPCLRLAREAMRAGGTAPAVFNAANEVAVAAFLAGRIPFLAIPRVTEHTLSRMPTVEPKSLAEVIAVDQQARASATAHLPTVA, from the coding sequence GTGGCTAAAAAACGCATCGTCCTCCTCGGCGCCACCGGCTCCATCGGCGAGAGCACGCTCCGCGTCATCGCCGCGCACCGCGACCGGCTGGAGCTCGTGGGCATTGCCGCCCAACGCAATCACGCGCGTCTCGCCGAAATCGCCAGACAGTTTGGCGTGCGCCATGTTGGTTTGCACGACGCGGATGCGCTCAAAGCCGCCCGCAGCGATCCCTCCTTTCCACCCGGCACCCAATTTCATGGAGGGATCGAAGGCCTCAGCGCCCTCGCCGCCCTGCCCGAGGCCGATACCGTGCTCATTGCCGTCGTCGGCACCGCCGGCCTGCAGCCCGCGCTCGCCGCCATCGCCGCGAAGAAAACCATCGCCCTCGCCTCCAAGGAAATCCTCGTGATGGCCGGCAAGTTCGTGATGTCCGCCGCCCAGGCCAACGGCGTGCGCCTGCTCCCCGTGGACAGCGAACACAACGCCGTTTTCCAGTGCCTGGAAGGCCACCGTTCCAGCGACGTCCGCCGGCTCGTGCTCACCGCCTCAGGCGGCGCCTTCCGCGACTGGCCGCTGGAGAAACTCGCCACCGCCACGGTCGCCGACGCCCTCAAGCACCCCAACTGGGCCATGGGCCCCAAGATCACCGTGGACTCCGCCACCCTGGCCAACAAAGGCCTCGAACTCATCGAGGCACAGTGGCTGTTCGGCCTCCGCGCCGAGCAGTGCCAGGCCGTGCTCCACGCGCAGAGCATCGTCCACTGTCTCGTCGAGTTCACCGACGGCTCGATGCTGGCGCAGATGTGCCCGCCCTCGATGACTTTCCCCATCCAGCACGCCCTGCTCTGGCCCGACCGCGCGCCCGCGGGCACGGACAGCGCCCTGCCGCTGGAGAAGGTGTTCTCGCTCGATTTCCGGCCGGCCGACGAGACCCGCTACCCCTGCCTGCGCCTGGCCCGCGAGGCCATGCGCGCCGGCGGCACCGCCCCGGCGGTCTTCAACGCCGCCAACGAGGTCGCCGTGGCGGCCTTCCTCGCCGGGCGCATCCCCTTTCTTGCGATTCCCCGCGTGACGGAGCATACTCTGTCCCGCATGCCGACCGTTGAACCAAAGTCCCTCGCCGAGGTCATTGCCGTGGACCAGCAAGCTCGTGCGTCCGCCACCGCGCACCTCCCGACGGTCGCCTGA
- a CDS encoding phosphatidate cytidylyltransferase, which produces MAKRIFSTLVLWTILIGSLWFFGAHAGVALVTVLSALTLHEFYTMTTKLGSRPFRVMGQVFNLLIVPAPYVLAYFSEEPDVIASLPAGFLVLALVVCCVRVLGERDATSRIEAIAATMMGLLFVSFMLHYLVAILMRSGYEGDNLILCVWTVAVSKFCDVGALLTGLAVGKHKMAPHISPKKTWEGAVGGVLISAGIGAGIAWFASEHLSPTLTPLVAALMALPIALITIVSDLIESALKRRADIKDTGVLIPGIGGAFDLTDSLILTAPVAYFMFLFLE; this is translated from the coding sequence GTGGCCAAACGCATCTTCAGCACCCTCGTCCTCTGGACCATCCTGATCGGCAGCCTGTGGTTCTTCGGCGCCCACGCGGGCGTCGCGCTCGTCACCGTGCTCTCCGCGCTCACGCTGCACGAGTTCTACACGATGACGACCAAGCTCGGCAGCCGGCCGTTCCGCGTCATGGGCCAGGTGTTCAACCTGCTGATCGTCCCCGCGCCCTACGTGCTGGCCTACTTCAGCGAGGAGCCGGACGTGATCGCCAGCCTGCCCGCGGGCTTTCTCGTGCTGGCGTTGGTCGTCTGCTGCGTGCGCGTGCTCGGCGAGCGCGACGCCACCAGCCGCATCGAGGCCATCGCCGCCACCATGATGGGCCTGTTGTTTGTGTCGTTCATGCTGCACTACCTCGTGGCGATCCTCATGCGCTCCGGCTACGAGGGCGACAACCTCATCCTCTGCGTGTGGACGGTGGCGGTTTCCAAGTTCTGCGACGTCGGCGCGCTGCTCACCGGCCTCGCCGTCGGCAAACACAAGATGGCGCCCCACATCAGCCCCAAAAAAACCTGGGAAGGCGCCGTCGGTGGCGTGCTCATCTCCGCGGGCATCGGCGCGGGCATCGCGTGGTTTGCCTCGGAACACCTCTCGCCCACCCTCACCCCGCTCGTCGCCGCGCTGATGGCGCTGCCGATCGCCCTGATCACGATTGTCTCCGATCTCATCGAGTCCGCCCTGAAACGCCGCGCCGACATCAAGGACACCGGCGTGCTCATCCCCGGCATCGGCGGCGCCTTCGACCTGACCGACAGCCTCATCCTGACGGCGCCGGTGGCGTATTTCATGTTCCTGTTTCTGGAGTGA
- the uppS gene encoding polyprenyl diphosphate synthase, with translation MSSPSPGQIPQHVAIIMDGNGRWAKQRGLPRLEGHRRGVETVRTVVDAAREIGIRYITLYAFSVENWKRPPEEVSGLMGLLDYFLKRELNNLIKNRVRLLTIGRTHELPENVQRELNRVKEATKDFTEWTLVLALNYGSRTEVADAARDYAAAVQAGREKSGESSWESFSRYLYTGVADIPEPDLLIRTSGEQRISNFLMLQLAYAEMIFTPIAWPDFGKADLEAAVVEFNRRERRYGLTTEQLRTGPQ, from the coding sequence ATGTCGTCACCCTCGCCCGGCCAGATTCCGCAGCACGTCGCCATCATCATGGATGGCAACGGCCGGTGGGCGAAGCAGCGTGGGTTGCCCCGGTTGGAAGGTCACCGCCGGGGGGTCGAGACCGTCCGCACCGTGGTGGACGCCGCCCGCGAAATCGGCATCCGCTACATCACCCTTTACGCCTTTTCCGTCGAAAACTGGAAACGCCCGCCGGAGGAGGTCTCCGGTCTCATGGGCCTGCTCGACTACTTCCTGAAGCGCGAGCTTAACAACCTCATCAAGAACCGCGTGCGCCTGCTCACCATCGGCCGCACGCATGAACTGCCCGAAAACGTCCAGCGTGAACTCAACCGCGTGAAGGAGGCCACCAAGGACTTCACCGAGTGGACCCTCGTGCTGGCGCTCAACTACGGTTCCCGCACCGAGGTCGCCGACGCCGCGCGCGACTACGCCGCCGCCGTGCAAGCCGGACGCGAAAAGTCCGGTGAATCCTCGTGGGAGTCGTTCAGCCGCTACCTCTACACCGGCGTCGCGGACATTCCCGAACCCGACCTGCTCATCCGCACCTCGGGCGAGCAGCGCATCAGCAATTTTCTCATGCTGCAGCTGGCCTACGCGGAGATGATCTTCACGCCCATCGCCTGGCCGGACTTCGGCAAGGCCGACCTTGAGGCCGCGGTGGTCGAGTTCAACCGCCGCGAGCGCCGCTACGGCCTCACCACCGAACAGCTTCGCACCGGTCCCCAGTAA